A segment of the Arachis hypogaea cultivar Tifrunner chromosome 5, arahy.Tifrunner.gnm2.J5K5, whole genome shotgun sequence genome:
ATAAAGCACTCATTCAATTCAtcaagaaaagataaataaataatgaaatgATTATTGTTAATAAATTCTCAACCAACATGACCTTGACCACCACGTCCTTATTAGACAACAAACCATTGTAAGTTAACCAAAAGAGATAAAAACTAGAGAGCAGAGAAAGCTAtgaacagaaaaaagaaaaaggggaaataaaaaaaagtaaaagtattcCCATTTTCATTGTCTTTAGCCCCTTTTCCACGCTATCTTTTTCCCCTTTCATAGAAAACACACATTCTCACTGTCTTCTTGCCCCTTTCACTTGCAAACATATAATCTTATAAGAAACAACATTACCCCTCTTATCTTTTGCTTGTGTGCTAGTTAATAATTCTTATCAGATAAAAAACTTCTCATTACAATATCAACCACCAGTTAGATTTCATGTCATGATAGCATATCTCATGCCCATCTTCTGTTTGTGTTTTTGCTTCACTGAACAAGAAAAGCTCCTCCTATTCTCTTGTATCTTAAGTTCCATTTCAATTGTTCTCAGTGGTAGTTAATGGTTTATAATTCATAgcatattcttcttttcttctcctttaaaatcccATGATTATTAGATGGCTTGTACTAGTACTAAATATTAGTATATAGTTATTTTTTGTTGTAAGGTTCTGATGCCATGGCATCTCTTGGCAACCCAAGAACTTGGGTTCCATATGTGAACAGCAAAGACTGTTCTCAAGGATTTTGCAGCTTGTACTGTCCACAGTGGTGTTATACAGTGTAccctccacctcctcctcctccatttGAATTCCCTGATGAAGATTCAGGTCCGAATTTCTCACCTCTTGTTATTGCAATCATTGGAGTGTTGGCAAGTGCTTTTCTCCTTGTGAGTTACTACACCATAATTTCCAAGTACTGTGGCAGAAGAGAATCATCCTCAGCAGAACATGAAGAAGAAGTAacaaatgttgagattttggaagACAACCACAACCCTTCACTCCATGAGCCATGGCATGCCTCAACAACTGGTCTAGATGAGGCACTCATCAAGACCATAACTGTTTGCAAGTACAAGAAAGGCGAAGGACTCGTTGAGGTAACGGATTGTTCCGTTTGCCTCAGCGAGTTCCAAGATGGCGAGAGCATTCGGCTCTTGCCAAAGTGTAGCCATGCTTTTCACATTCTTTGCATTGATACATGGCTCAAGTCTCACTCCAATTGCCCTCTTTGCCACGCCACGCTTTTCACCTTCAATGCTGCAGTGCCATTTCATGCGCTGCCGCCGGCACCCCAGGTGTTGGAACTACCTTCTTCAGCAAGAAATGAAGGTTCTTCTGAGAATGTGGTTCATGTAGATGAAAATGTGGATAATGGAACAAGGGAGAGTGATGAGTTATTGGATGTGGTGTTGGACGAAGGTGCACTGAATGGTAACAGAGAAGTTCCAAAGACTAATAATGCATTCAGAGCTTTCAGTGACTTGGGGAATTTGAGGGGAAGGCATGCTGAGCTTAGAGATGAGGATTACTATGAATCAATAAGAAGATCAGTGTCTATGGACCATTCCTTTCAAAATGGTGTTACACTTTCAGTAGCTGATGTTCTTCACATGAATCATGATCAAGATTCAAATGAAGAAGTTGGCACTTCAAagagatcatcatcatcaatgggTGAAAGTAGCAAATCAAGCTATAGAAGAAGGGTGTTGCATTGTGTTCTGAGTCCAATTTCAATGAAGAGATCATTCTCAGGTGGAAGATTCTCTCTTAGTGGAAGAAATGGCAGGGGAAGGCAGGGGATTTTACCTTTATGATGACAAGtgtctcattttattttatttttttatcttaatttcaatTCCCTTTCTGATAtagatatgatgatgatgattgaaaaGGAGATTGACCAATTTTGTGTGTGAAGATCTTAATGCTAGATATGATTGAATCTTTGTTGTAGCAATATTCTTGGAACTTGGAAGTCACATGTTCTTCTTCTTGCTATGATGATGCTCCAAATCTATGCATCGAACTATCACCCCGGTAACTGAAAGTATTGGCACTTTCTTTCTCATAATTCTGTTTTCAGTTTTCACATGATTTCTCTATCAAGTCTCATTCTAGTAATAGAATCTTAATCTCAGTTTCTTAAACAATGCATTTATACATTAAATGAATTATTTAAAATGTGTACTAGAGAGTGGTTTATCCAAGAATTTCTCTATCATCAAATGAATCATCAGTGGTAATTTCTAGTTCTCAATAACAATACAGTATTAAACTATATTAACAATAAAAGTACTactattacaatattaattttgattgctatatcataaaaaatatatattaattgaatcaTTTAAAACATTGTGGAGATGAAAATGATGTATACTATATAAGGATGGAGAAGGCACATTGAAGGTTTCCCTTTCATAATGTGCTGGTTGTGCTATCCAATTAGTAGACCATGAATGTGTGCATGATGTTGATTTATGATGTGGCCATAACACACAGGGTTGGTATTAAGGACCATAGTCCTCTCCAATCTTCATTATTGAACAACGAGTCCTTAAATTATTGTGTCTGCTTGTCACTCCAATTGGGCCATGAGGATGATCAATCTTTAGAttccctttcatttttctttctaatttcaatCAAACTATGAAATCATATATGTATCTTTTGGAACAGAAAAATCTTTATCAAACGATATTTCAGTGTACAATGTAAAATTACATTGATGTGTATTCATGTAGTACTTATGTTACAAGACTTTTGTATGTTAAACTGTGTTAAAGTCATACATATATGCgcgttaatataataataaagcaCCGATTAAAAGCATATGGATTTGATATCATGAAATGAAATGATAGGAACCTGTTTAGTAATATGAAAGAGACATATAGTTGGATTCATGGTGAATAAGGGGAATGAATTGGTTCGTTCTTTGTTCGGGTTAGACTAGGTTGTGACTTGTGATACTTGCTTTCGATACTTGCTCTTTTTCACACGCCGAAACAACAAAATAGTTTAGAAGGATTATTTCATGTCAACTTAACTCAGGTGCATttaactttatgtgaagttgatagttaagagtcattagatgataatttagtcaaatctgtcaaattatttaacgattctcaactatcaactttatatgaCTGCACTTGAGTTTTTACCCAACTGTAAACATGCTACAATTTTAAGTTTAGCTCACTAATAAATAGCGACTAAAGTAAACAATTTGGTCCAATAAATAGTCTTATATATTTATACTCGATCTTAGCGAGATAAGAGATATTATATCTCGTTTGCTTTTGCATTTGGGTTATTAAGGAAAACTACTcggagattctattaatttttgtttgattAAAAAGTAATCGTTTATacagatttaaattttatttaaaaattttttacagaCAACTAAATTGTTGTATACACAAAACAAAGTTTGATATGTCTACATTTGTTTAAGTAGACGAGTAGCTCATTCAGTAAACCTAAATTAGTTAGATGCTATAATTAGTTTCTGAAAGTTAAACTGCTAAAAATAATCAAGAAAATTTCGTGGATGGTGAGATTGTATTTAGATTTAGTTACTGTTAATCTTTTGTTCTCTGTCTATCTCTTATTTATACTTGGATAAATAcgagaaaaaattaaataataaataaaaaaaacagcaGTCAACAACTAATTAATATGAATTTTGCAATGCATGCGGTTTTTAAATTGTTGAATGTGCGAATTTTTGGcttataattaactaattttttttatttttccttgcaAACATTTATAGTATATGTTATAAGTCTAATGTATCACACGACTCAAATTATTTTGTGCATGTCTGAATCAGTGAACTGCATTTATCTAATCCATCCTTTGTTGTATCAAGGATTTTAATTAGTTCTTTTTTTTTGTCCATTTTCTAAAAAGTTTGTGTACTCCACCATCAGGACTTAATTTAACACCTTCTCGGGTCTTTGTTATCATAAGAAGTTCAAGAATGATTGCATTGCACTCAAAACATTATGAAATTAGGTACGTCACAAACTCACAATGCCGAACCACGCTTTGATATTGCAGAAAAAACTATACTAGTGGATAATGAAAGTGTTCCATAAAAATAGAGTAGTTTTGAAAAAAAGGGCTATCACATTATAATATCGTGCTTAAAAGGTTGTTAACCAATTCCATGGCCTCTATTATTCTGAATGAGCTTTCTTTTCTTTCACTCTTCTAGACATTAATGATTATCACTGCAAGAAATATCATTTTATGTGACGATTATTTCATGACaactttttcagttatttttagtGACAAAAAACCGTCACAAAAACTAAAACctatttaatttttacaatttatttaaacattaaaattaatatatattatgcaACT
Coding sequences within it:
- the LOC112800023 gene encoding RING-H2 finger protein ATL52-like, coding for MASLGNPRTWVPYVNSKDCSQGFCSLYCPQWCYTVYPPPPPPPFEFPDEDSGPNFSPLVIAIIGVLASAFLLVSYYTIISKYCGRRESSSAEHEEEVTNVEILEDNHNPSLHEPWHASTTGLDEALIKTITVCKYKKGEGLVEVTDCSVCLSEFQDGESIRLLPKCSHAFHILCIDTWLKSHSNCPLCHATLFTFNAAVPFHALPPAPQVLELPSSARNEGSSENVVHVDENVDNGTRESDELLDVVLDEGALNGNREVPKTNNAFRAFSDLGNLRGRHAELRDEDYYESIRRSVSMDHSFQNGVTLSVADVLHMNHDQDSNEEVGTSKRSSSSMGESSKSSYRRRVLHCVLSPISMKRSFSGGRFSLSGRNGRGRQGILPL